AAGTAACAAAAGAGATTGGCGACAGAAGATGACATCATATCATGGCAATTACAAATGAGCTGGACTTTTGGTATTGATAGTAAATCCACCAGAATGCATTTTAGTTAATTCCCTTCACATGTGGGCCAAGATTACTCATAGCCCTTTAAGTtgggaggactttttttttttttttttttaatgaaagagCCCCACCAGTACTATGTGTGTGGGGATCCCTGTTTGATTTCGTGGGCAAggagggagggcggggggggggagccCACACAAAGAGTAGCAATCACACTGGAGATCCTGCATGTAACCATGGAAGCGTTTTGTCTCTGTCGTCAATGGGCTCGCCGGCCATTCATTTACTGATCGCGTTGAATCAATATTTAGGCCTTTCAGTGTTATTAGCTGCTACTGGGAGGAGACGCGATGACCGGGTGGGGGGGCGTTTGGCACACTGCGACATAAAATTAGCACCGCGTCACTTTTAATTGTGTTCCTATAGTGTCGTTGTCTTATAATGTGACTGCTCGATCTGTCTGGCTTGATTGAGGTGAGGAGTGACGGACTCTATGTTTTCCGCTCTATTCATTATTAACCACactataaaaaatacaaacttgATATAGGTTTGGACATATTGAGCCCGGGCGAGATGAAGTGATAACTTTTCTTTTaggaggaaataaaagcaaCTTACCTGCCCACTCCAAGTCCATGATTAATTAACGAGACGTCCTGACGCTTGAGGAAAACATGGATCAATACTCCTCCTTTCCTCTAATGGTGTTTAAAGGTCCGTTATCCCTTCCGATGCGGCGGTGGTGGGATCCAAGGTAGTAACGTGAGGTGGTACTCCATCTAAATAACGgggactgtggcgagtcaaagtaATGGTTCTCCTCACGCTCGCTCCACCGGTGTGCTGCACACATGTGAGTGAAGCGCACCAGCTACGCACACGGGAGCGCGCACGATGACCCGGTCCAAAAGATTAGCGAGCTGTTGCGCGTGCACGTCCAGATCGTGTAGAAGTGGCTGAAGCTAATGAGACACGATGTTAAATTTAATCCCCCCACGGGTTCATCTGTTCAAATGTTTTTGGAGGCCAACAGCACCACCGTGCGAGGCAAACGCGCACTCGTCACTGTAGTTGTTACGATTAAACTTGGAAATTAGTAAATATATATGTAACCAGAGGGAACGGATGTCTTTGACACTGACGCATTTCACCCCACAAAATTGAGATTTTCTATTGAATTTGATATTCTTTGTCGTAAGGGGGTGTTCACAGCAACAGGCGGTTCAAACATTTGGGCGTAATTTGCATTTGACGTCCAAATAGTGGACATTTATTTAGAAACATTGACAAACTGAACATATTTTAAATTATTGAcaggtttttttctcaatcGATATCATTAAATGTAGGAGTCGGGGCATTTCGACAGTTGGTGGCAGTACAGGGCAAATAGACTTTTCTGCTTACTTCATATTCCACACATGTAAAATTAATTACACCCGGGTTTAGACTATAGTGGGGGTACACATTCAACATATTTTTTGCAAAGTAAATTTcgaatatatagatatagaataaataaaaaacctgAGACGCGTCTCTGACGCTTTGAACGTCATGACGTCATGGTTTGTGTTGACGTGGCCGTGAGCGGCGGTAGCAGCGCAACAGTAGCTAGCATGTGTCGAAGGTATGCAAGGGAAAGGTGAGATTGAGGATTATCACTCGTAATCATGGATTTAACCGACTGATCGGTGTTCACGTATTCAGGTTAAAGTAACTGTTTACGTCCCTCAAATACGCCACTCTAAACTCGATTGCTGATCGATTAAATTGTGGTAACCTCGCAGCTTTGTCACGGTAGTAGACGCTTGTTAGCATTAGCTTAATCTCAATATGGTGTTTTAGTTTGCCTGAATTCTTGACATATGTGATCTTAAAGGTGTTTGCACCTTTATTGCAGGACTAACATTACAATCATTGTAAGTTATCGCATACAACCGCCGCATATTGAAGTTAAATAACTATAGTGATTAGCATTGGACATGTTGGTCTTATTGTACACATTGTGTGAATTGAAGCCACGATCTGTCATGTTTTTGTCAAATCCCACATGTCCTTGTTCGAACAAAAAGTTACGCAGTCTAATAAAACGTCCACGTCCTAGACACTGAGACCGATAATTGCGTGTTACGTAAGAAGAAAGGCCCATGAGATCGTACCTTTAAGCCTTTTGTCTTTGACGTGGCACATTATATAATTTCATTTATGTCATGTTGGAAATGTTTCATAGTAGTACTGACTGAGGTGTTAACTCTTAATTTATGCTTCCTTTCCCCATTGCAGTGAAAATGACTAGTCGAGGTCAGCACTATGGCTTCCAGTCGGCCACGGTGGTTCAACCCTCCAATGGAGGTCACGCCTACCTGTTTGGGACCACCGGTTCCGAGAATGAACAGTCCGAGGAGGATGGCGAGAGCTACGAGCTGCGGCCGCGTGGCAGGGAGAGGAATCGGAGGAGCACCTCCAAGGAGAGGATGGATGACATTGTCTACCTGACCAGAGACATCCAggagggggacaccctgaacagcATCGCCTTGCAATATCATTGCTCAGTAAGTTTGTGCTTACACTTGAATAAACATGCATTTACAAATCATTCTTTGTGATTACATTGAAATCAATATATCCCTAAAATTCTGCCATGACTGAAGTTTCACCGACTTGTACGTACACTTTTTTTGTAGTTTGCTTTTTGAACTAAGCAAGTCATTCACATCTTTTAAGGTCAATTCCACTCTTTCGGAAACACATCTTAACATTTGTTATGTCAAACTTGACATGAATAAATAGCTATAAAATATCCAAGTGAGTGTGGACAGCTGTAAGGACGACGCATCTGAATTCAATTGTGCTGTTGAGTTAAGTAGTTGTCCAATGGCTATCCAGCAATCAGTTCACTCACACAatccttatttattttttgcaaagtCTTAGTCTACCAAATCATAATAAATGATTATCTAGTTGATCAATGGACCATGATGTGTCATGTGGCATAAGAACGTGACTgtagtgcgtgtgcgtgtttgaaTCGCTATCATGCAAGTGGTTATAATTGGCTGACACCATCTCACGTGCCAACTCAATCGCACTAATCTGAACTGAGCAATGCTTAAAAAATCCAAACAGTGCACGTTGAGATGACATCACTGCGTCTATGGTGTATAACTCGATGTGCTTCCCGCATAACCACATACCACCTGCCTTATACAATCTCAACAGTACACCTCGAGCTGACGTCTCAAAATGATCAAGTCATAGCTAATAAAGTTATGCACTTCCCACATAACGACATTCCTGGCAGATGTTCGTCAAGTCATATCTGCTGTtaggttattttattttaacgaAGCAGATCTCACCGGAGCTCTTCTCTTGCTTTTAGGTGGCCGACTTAAAGCGCTCAAACAACCTCCTGACCGAGCAAGACTTTTTCGCCCTGCGATCTGTGAAGATCCCCGTCAAGCGCTTCAGCATGCTGACGGAAACTCACAACACTGGACCCCACAAACCCGCCTCTCCCGCCGAATCCCGACGCCCGACCCAGATCTCGGCCGGCACCGCCCTCCATATCGAGTCCTCTACGGACTCCTCCTCCACGGACAGCGTGGAAGGCTTTCTCATGGAAAAGGACAAGGACATTGAGCAACTAGTGAAATCCACGGGGCCGTCCAGGAGCGGCCTCAACGAGGTCGTGTCCTCGTTGACGCTCCAGATGAAGCCGGGGAAAACAGAGTACAAACTGACGGCAAAAAAGGACCCTTATTACGGAGCCGACTGGGGCATGAGGTGGTGGACGGCGGTGGTCATCATGCTGGTGGTCGGCATCATCACGCCCGTTTTCTACCTACTGTACTATGAAGTTCTAATGAAAGCTGAAGCGGGCCACCACGAGAGCGCCGCAGATGTTCAAGGCCACGTGCTTTACACACACGACCACGATCACGTTCACCTAGATCGAAGTCACGCTGGAGCCGGAGCCTCGCAAAATGCTGGAGACGTGCCTCACCAAGCCCCGCAAGGACTCAAATTAAACAGCGCACCGCGCGGAAAGACATGACCAAAGTGATTTTCACTATGACACAGTGCAATCTTGAGCGGGAAAGTCACTTTTATACGTTTATTAATTTAACTGACCTGGATTTAAACGTTTCCATGCTGCTGCCTTGTCGTCTTTTCAAGTACCGACAACCACGTACATTTCCGCGACACTGAAAAGTTTGAATTTAGCATCGACACCCAATTTCAAACAGTTCCCCGTTGTCTTAACGTGTGACAAGCTTTTGTCAGCCTACAGTTTAGCCAATGGCCAGGCCTCTTTTTGGTTACCTTGACGACCAGGGGCTAAGTCTGAGCCTTGCAACAACATTGGCTTTTATGTGTGGGAGCAGATCCCAGAgtggagcaaaaaaagggagtgcCTGGAGAGACCATCAAAGTATTTTCATTCATAAATACAGATCTTCACCGCGTTTGTGAATGAACAGCTTCAATGAATTTTCCAATCGTACGTTTGTTCAATGCCGCATAATACATCAGTTGGCAAAAAATGATTATGGGAAATTTAGATTTAATTTCAGGACTATTAAGCCAATTGTACACTAATAGTATTAAAAAATCTTAAATTACCTTTCTAGATGTCTTCACCTTTAGATGGCTTGAAGAGTactgcgttaaaaaaaaaaaaaaaaaagaaattccaaGTTGCACAAAGTTCCCACATTGaggacatgtttttattttttttgtttcaagccCTTTTACTTCACCACTTGTGTATATTATGGAAAAGCATTTTCTGTTGACAGTATGTGCCTTTCAACCTGTGTAAATGTGCTTACAGGCtggagaataaaataaatatattttcaaacATTGCCAGCGTGCATACACTTTGGCATTCCTTATTTACACTGctctttaaattattattttttcataatTGTAAACAAAATTCTGGGATCCATAATGAAAAGTAAGGTGAGAGTCAATATGTTGCTTCACCATCCATATTGTCGTCACTGCCTGCGCCAAAGTCTTCGCCGTTGTCAAAATAGCTTTCGATGTAGTCATTGTCCTACAAAAGAAACAAATCTTCATTTATTGTTTTCTGACCAGAAGGAACATTTTGAAATAACTTACCTcaacttcttcttcttcgtattcttcttcttcaatGTCCTCACCATCTTCATTTTCGTTGTCCTTTGGTTTCTCCTCATCTGATTTGGCACCGTCATCTTTCTTTTCCAGCTCCTGATGTGGTGACAAAACCAGTTAACACCAAGCAACTtgtcattttaaccccaaaaaaaataaaacacgagAAAGACTACTCACATCCAATTTGGTCAAGACCTCTGCTGCAGCTTTGCTGGATATCTTCACGCTTTTCTTTTTAGCAACTGTTAAATTTAACCAAGCTaaatttctttttcaaatcctgGCCAAGTTACTACCTTTTATTTGAACTAGTCATTTGTACTGTCGTTTAAAAAAACTACCTGCTTTCACCCTGGTTTTCTTCTGGGGCATCAATTCCTTTGGGAAGATATTCCAATCTTAACATGAAGCATACAAATGATTAACATATATTGTCTTATTCCTGCCAtaggatattaaaaaaataaataaacctgGTGTCCATTCGTCGTCATTTATCAGTTTCTGCTTCAAGTACCTCTCAGTGTATTTCTCCACATCTATTTGGAGCAAACATGATAGGCTGAATTCTTGCCGCAGGCACATTTTTTCATAGTTGGCTCATATCTCTTTGAAATCAGGTTTCAAAAGCACTTACCCAACTTATTGGAATGAAACTTGATGTTGTGAGGCTTCCGTTGCATAGTTCCTCTCATCTCCTGTTTGAGAGCCAGCATGTAGTCCTCATCCTCGCCAACCTTCAGGGGGACTGGCTTGAAGTCTGTGGGCTACAAAGAGAATGCAATTCTTTCCATTTTAATGTTGAAGTCCACAATAAGTCCAGGGAGATTTTGGTCAGATCAATTCCTAATGATACTTTAGTGAGACTCGAAAAGATggaagtgtgtgtgcacgtgtaggGAAGACTTACTGGAAAGAGTGGATGGGGCCCCACCCTGGCTTCTGGCATGTTGCCCCTGCCAATGCCCAGTGCGTCAATGTTGAAGGTGAACGCACCCACCCCACGACCCTTCCCCGCCATGGCTGTAAACCACCACTACACCTGCAACACACACATGGATGACGTCATCTTGCAACAAGAGCAAAAATGTTACATACTTACCAAAGGGGCGTTAAGTGTTGTCAGGATAACCCACAAGTATAAGATCTTTAATTTTGAGATATAGTTTGCGATACGCGTCCACTTTAAGTGTGTACTTATACACTTTTagtcattaaattgacaaccGTAAGCTTTGCTAACACAGTAGCTGCCGGTGTCCGCATGTGCTCCACAAGCTTTATAAGTCTCCTCCCCATTGCGTAGCGTTACGTTATTTTTTTCAGCCAATAGGCGCCGGCGTGATTCTTCTTCTCTTCCGCATCTTCGTCCAATCACAGCGCTCTCGTCCTTCACGGGTGTGTCAGCGGCCGCGGCTTTAACGTCAATAAAAACATCTCACCTCTTCACTGAAGCTAGCAGCTTTCAAATCAAGGTGACAGCTCGATAGGTGCCTCATCCACGCGTGGAACGTGCATGAATTGGGATGTCCGCGACCGACTGGTACGCTCACAAGTCGCTCGGAGACGGTCTCTACTGGATCCAGGAACGGTTCTTCCAGTCGCCGAACCGGGCTAACATATGGCTGATACGAGGCTCCCACCAGGACCTGGTGATCGACACGGGACTCGGGCTGAGGAGCCTTCCGGATTACATCGATACCATGGGGCTGCTGGGCAAGGACCCTCAGCGGAAGAACCCGCTGCTGGCCATCGTCACCCACGCCCACTTCGACCACTCGGGCGGCCTGCATCAGTTCCAACAGGTGGGCGTCCACAGCGCTGAGGTGGAGGCGCTGGTCAACGGGGACAACTACGAGACGGTCACCTGGCTCCGTGACCATGAGATCACTGAACTTCCTAGTCCCGGCTGGAGGGCCAGGCAATATAGAGTCAAGGCCGTGCAGCCCACGCACATCTTGCAAGAAGGTAAGAGTGGCTCTCGAGCAGGGACTGGTGGATGCTATTTCTTCATCCTTTGGCACGACTGAGCTGGCTGGCGCCTCTTCCAGCAAATTTTGGGCGAGGAACACGCtaaactggttgccagtcaatttGCATTTCATTGTTCGATACGTCCACTTCGACAACCACACCTTCACATTCCCAGGAGCTATCAAAGTCTTCAAAAACCTGCCAAAAGTTTCCTTCATATCAACAATAAATGCCCTGGCAACTAAGAAATATAATGGAGCCATTATTATGGTTCCTACCCTTTCTTTAAAAGCGTTACGGTCGATGAAAATCCTATTACACGTCTAATAGATGCACTACGAAAGTACAGGAGTGTCTTCACTTCCTCTGGCAGAAAATAAACAGCATTCATTCCCGTGAAGGCTTTGTGTTCAGGTGCAAAGAGGCCAACCAAGATGGGTCAtttagacccacacacacacacacaggcaggttctgctgtgTCAGAATACTGCAGTGCAGCTGgaccgatgtgtgtgtgtgtgtgtgtgtgtgtgtgtgtgccagttgGACATCTCACCTCGTGACTTAACCATATAGCAGAGAAACAATCAATTTGGTCTCCTGTGTAGGTGACGTCATCAACCTGGGCGACAGGCAGCTGACGGTACTTCACATGCCAGGCCACTCCCGGGGCAGCATCTGCCTCCACGACGGCGACAACAAGCTGCTGTTCAGCGGCGACGTGGTGTACGACGGTTCCATGATCGACTGGCTGCCCTACAGTCAGGTCGGCGATTACATCAGCAGCTGCGAGCGCCTCATAGGCCTGGTGGACAGCGAACAGGTaacacatttcaaaatgaaCTTTGGACATCTAATGAAAAAATAGCTCCACCACACCATGGAGACTTCTCTTGAAACGCTTTGAAAATTCCCAAAACGATCAGGTGGATCAAGTCCTGCCGGGTCACTACAACACCTTCGGTGCCAAACGCCTCCACCGCATCGCCAGCTCGTACATCAGCAGAGCGGGAACGTGCAACGGGAAGCTGTACACTTGGGCCTGGAAGACGGCGTCCACCGTGGCGCTCGGGGTGACCCACCCGCGCCGCAGCTGCTGATtggacgcacacatgcacagaacATTCCTTCGATAATGGTTGCCAAACGTAGATGttgccattggatcacatgaatGAAACGAAATGATGCTCTGATGATTTCAATATGTTTTGCCTGGGGTTAATATACCGTAACttgttgtatgttttttttttaatgtatgtatTGCACATGAGAAGTTTTAATAGCACAAGCACTGAGGTATTGAAGCAACGTCAAGATGGCCGTAGTACTTGTCTATGCATACAAGACACATCTGCTACCTCCCATGTTCGTAACAGTGCTTTATACTATTGAAGGCTCGGCTGAAAATAAAGCCTCCGACCTGTACTTTCTTTTTTGCCCCATTATTTACATACTTTTCATCTCCCCCAGTCGCTGTCGATTCAGGGTTAACTCGTTTGTAGAGGTCTAATGAAGAAAAATTGGTTGAATTAAACCAActgagaaaaatgaaatttaaaataatATACATTTCAGatgtcagacatttttttttgggggggggataaaGCTTTGCTAGTAGATAATATACAATACCAACAAGAAAAATGAAACTAAATCGATAaaccattttattattattaattttctaTTCACACATTTCTCATGTCTCCTTTGATGGCGTACATGCAGAAACACAAAGGCTGCAAATCATCCACAACGATGGAACACAAAGATCGAGCAGGGAATCTTATTGGTGAATTTATACAAATTTAAGAACAGTAACAAATGCCGCTTACAAGCATttgacaattttattttcagtaaAAAGGGGAAAATGGATGTCTGAGCTGAACTGATAAAGAATGCTTCAATAACAATCAATTTAGAACGTGGCTCTAATCCCCCTTCAGCAAATAAACAGAtttcctcatttgaaccatttgaaGCAATCACAGTAATGACCAGTGCACTTGAATTAAATTCGATTGAACAGTTTATGATAATCCAATCATCTCAAATTGTTGACATATAATTGCCAATTAATGAATAAAGGATCAAAATAGCAACGATACAACCTGGTGGAGTGACAGCAGATCATACTTGTGTGTGAATATTCTTAAATAACGACAGATCACAGTATTTGCAAGGGTGTCCAGACTTTTTCTTCCAAGGGCCGCATGCGGGAAAAATCCAACATGCTAAAACCAATCCAACCGTGTCGGTGAACACGATTAAGCGATTCTAAATCGCCTTTATATATTACTGTATTGTATACACATTTGGATTACACGAGAAATCTGCGCTAAAATGACCTTTGACAGAGGGTAGAAAGTGGATTAGCTGCTGTACCTGAATTATCTTTATCCTTGTAGTgttataaataaacattttgcgGACATGTGATTGGTGGAAAACAAGGAATGAGAGATGAATCAACTTCTTCTGCTCTGCCaccaagtttagaaaaaaaagtgcagtggtGCCCTTCCCGAGGCAAACGTTAGTTTTAGTATATTGTTTGACgtgggccgaaaatggcccctagACCGTAGTTTGGACACCTTAGCTTTAAAGGCCTTCCACCACATGCTCACTTGCAATGAAAGCATACATACCGGACACCTTTGTTAGAAAAACACTTAATTTAGTCCCGACAAAACTGCGAGTGAATGAACAGAGGAGAAGCTTCCAGTTTCAAACGGGGAAAGGTCGACAGGTGCTCCCAAGCAGCGTGAGCCCAAATGTCTCAAAGTAGCTCCCATTGATTGTCACGAGTCTCACTTCCTCGGCTTGAGGTCACACCTGACTTTGGAGCCAGTTGCGGGGGTCCAGTCTGGCCCTGAGGTTCCTGAGGCTGCGTCTGGCCGGCGAAGGCCGCGAGAAGGCGGCGCACTCGGACGTCTCTGGGCTGTGTCCGCCCTCGCTGTTGCTGGAGCTGCTGCTGGAGGTGGAGCCGGACAGCGCCGTCTGCGCACTGCGCTGGGACAGCGGCGAGCGGGACGAAGGGGGAGGCCGGCAGGTGTAGTGGAAGGCGCCCCCTCCTGCGTAGCCCCTCCCCCGTAGCGTGCTGAGCTTGGCATCCAGCGAGAGCGTGCGCGGCCGGTGACGGGACGGGGACGACAGGGAGAAGCCCGGCGAGGGCTCGGGCCAGCCGTGGTGGCGGGAGCACGGGCTGGTGCTGCAGTGGCTGTCGCTGTCTGACGTCAGGCTggcgttggaggatagcggagCCCGCGGGGGGCTGGTGGGGCTCCGGGTGAGGCGCTGGGGGTCCGCCAGGCGGGAGCTGCAAGGACGAGGGGGGCCGGCGCTTTTGGGGTGGTTCTCCTCAAAGAGGGACATCCAGGTGGGAGAGGTGCCCAGCTGGCTGCGCAGTGCCAACTCCTGCATCCTCCTGGCTAACATGTCCGACACGTTGCTGCCGAACTCGTCCGAAGACTCAATAACTGGAGAAGAGAGGCGAGGACGCCGTCATCGCTgaacttattttttttacaccttcTAAAAAAAGTTGACTTGAAGTGGACGACTTGCACCGGAAAATGAATTAATGTGACACTGCTGCTTTGGCTCGGTAGCATGTTGTGCTAATGGCTAATTCCGTGGTGACTATTTCTTCTTATTTTTGTTGGTGGAGCCATTTaattgattaaataaataaaaataaaaacttcttGCTtgactctcttttttttcccccttcatttATGTCCTATTTTTTCCATTCCTCTgcatttttaaaatgacaaaatggctCATTTGACATGATCACACAGGCTCCTCCTACTCCTGCTACGTCACCTGTCGTTGTAATAGGATGAGAGAAGTGCACGAATCTCGGCGGACACAGCATTGTCTTGCAGCAGAAGACCCTCACAGGAGGGAGCGGCAAGGGGGGCTGCCGGCAGTATTTAGGAACAGCCAAGAGGGGGCGACGGGGAGACAGAAAAGGATGGGGAAGTGGGTGGAGTTTGGCcaatgaaaacatgttggagggtcaaaagaaaaaggtcaaGGAGACAAAGGGAGTGAAgagcacacagggtcaaaaggaGCAGAGAAAATAGGACAGCGTGAGTCACAGTGTCAAGTCGGAGTGCGAAACAGAAAAGCAGATTGTTAAATTGAAGAGATCAGACGCACTTCAGCAGACACGGCACTACTTCATTTGCGATTACATGCAAACGTCGTACCCATTTCGTGGTAAAGGGAGCCCTGCTTCGGCGTGACGGGGGTTGGTTTCCGTGGCGACGGCTGTTCAATTTTCATCAAGTCATCACAGCACTGCTTCCACTGACCTGTGTGGTGGAAATGGAGACAGGGTTTCTTTTTCTTGATTTTTCTCCACAAGGGCTTGCCCTTGAGAAGGACACCATGATTGTTACGGCacagtttaaaaatgaaataatcagaGGAAGTTCTCACTCATGTCGTAGAAGTGCTGCCAGAAGGCCTCCATCCACCTGTGCGTCTCCTCGCGACTGTCCGTGGTGAGAATGTGTGTGACGTCTTCGCCGCCGTACTGGTTGCTGATGCAAACGTTCTGAGCTTTGCCCTGAGCGTCCTTCTCTGACACGCGTATCCTCGTCTCCTGAAGGCattgggaggggaaaaaaaaaaacatgcacaaaaTGACTCCCAATTTTCATCCAATTGCCCTTGAGGAATCCTTTTTCCAGATGCATTTAACaaagccactagatggcagtgttGCGCCGTTAATTTCCTCCCCTTCTGACAAAAGGTGAACTTTGTTATGGCTCAGCTGTATTCAAAGACAAGAAGCGTCTGGCATGAGTCACAATGGAAATTCTGAGATGCCCCGCCCCTCAGACATCCACGTCACACATGATTACTATATTTATCACAAATACAAGAACTGATGATCGGTATGAGTCATGAAGACTGTCAACAGTGTTGAAATGAATAACGTATTTTTGGGGTCACGTATTGTAAAGGGACAATGTGATGTTTGGTTTCGGACCTTGCTGATGGCGATGGTGAAAGCCGGGTCCACGCCACCGTCCTGGACGTCTTCTTGTCGTTGGTAGCAGGAGAGGCTGGTTCCTTTCAAGACCGCGTAGACTTTGGTCCAACTGGGAGGGCCGCCACCCAACTGcttttatgacaaaaaaaaggaacatgtTGACAGCAcacaaataaaagaaataagtaaataaaaatccttggccaaggcaaaaAGACTTGTTGACCTCAACGAGGGAGGTGAAGCTCGGACTGAACAGCAAAGAAAATTGAAAAGCCGACACAAAGGAGTACCATTTTGCTTCCAACTTACCGACACTTTTAAAGGTCCGCTCATCATCTGCTGGGTCATACACTGAGGCTGGGCTGCAAGGCGGCAACACACGCTTCCATAGAGAGGCAGCCAGTACGAGCACTCTTCTACACACGGGCAGAAATGCACAGCGTTAAATTCCGCCCACAAACAATGCCGCCATTAAGACAAAACTGGAGGTGCAGAGGTGTAAAAGAGTGGCAGCTGCAGGTTCTGTGGCACCAATGAACATTTTACAGGACAGCTGAAGAGTAAAAACAACGGGCACCCTTGTTATCACTTCAGCTTTACACCATAGTCACCTCTCTGGAGCAGCCTATATTGCTGCGACCTTGACTATGGCGGTCTGTCAGGGAGTAGGGGAAggacagggaggggagggggggagtgatGCACAGCAAAATGATG
This portion of the Syngnathus scovelli strain Florida chromosome 3, RoL_Ssco_1.2, whole genome shotgun sequence genome encodes:
- the rtkna gene encoding rhotekin isoform X5, which produces MNDTNNQADSDIQKKIDHEIRMRDGACKLLAACSQRDQSLEAAKSLQTCSTRIMAYMSELQKMKEAQVMQKATRRSSDAGPMDDRLPCKGKVAISDLRIPLMWKDTEYFKNKGELHRCAVFCLLQLGGDIFDTDMVIVDRTLTDICFDNTIVFGEAGPAFELRVELYSCCSEDDFSAGSTPRKLASKLSSSLGRSAGKKLRAAMEPGPCSPVSNGGASPLLLPVPSVPGPKYHLLAHTTLSLSHAQDSFRTHDLTISGNEECSYWLPLYGSVCCRLAAQPQCMTQQMMSGPLKVSLGGGPPSWTKVYAVLKGTSLSCYQRQEDVQDGGVDPAFTIAISKETRIRVSEKDAQGKAQNVCISNQYGGEDVTHILTTDSREETHRWMEAFWQHFYDMSQWKQCCDDLMKIEQPSPRKPTPVTPKQGSLYHEMVIESSDEFGSNVSDMLARRMQELALRSQLGTSPTWMSLFEENHPKSAGPPRPCSSRLADPQRLTRSPTSPPRAPLSSNASLTSDSDSHCSTSPCSRHHGWPEPSPGFSLSSPSRHRPRTLSLDAKLSTLRGRGYAGGGAFHYTCRPPPSSRSPLSQRSAQTALSGSTSSSSSSNSEGGHSPETSECAAFSRPSPARRSLRNLRARLDPRNWLQSQV
- the rtkna gene encoding rhotekin isoform X4: MNDTNNQADSDIQKKIDHEIRMRDGACKLLAACSQRDQSLEAAKSLQTCSTRIMAYMSELQKMKEAQVMQKATRRSSDAGPMDDRLPCKGKVAISDLRIPLMWKDTEYFKNKGELHRCAVFCLLQLGGDIFDTDMVIVDRTLTDICFDNTIVFGEAGPAFELRVELYSCCSEDDFSAGSTPRKLASKLSSSLGRSAGKKLRAAMEPGPCSPVSNGGASPLLLPVPSVPGPKYHLLAHTTLSLSHAQDSFRTHDLTISGNEECSYWLPLYGSVCCRLAAQPQCMTQQMMSGPLKVSQLGGGPPSWTKVYAVLKGTSLSCYQRQEDVQDGGVDPAFTIAISKETRIRVSEKDAQGKAQNVCISNQYGGEDVTHILTTDSREETHRWMEAFWQHFYDMSQWKQCCDDLMKIEQPSPRKPTPVTPKQGSLYHEMVIESSDEFGSNVSDMLARRMQELALRSQLGTSPTWMSLFEENHPKSAGPPRPCSSRLADPQRLTRSPTSPPRAPLSSNASLTSDSDSHCSTSPCSRHHGWPEPSPGFSLSSPSRHRPRTLSLDAKLSTLRGRGYAGGGAFHYTCRPPPSSRSPLSQRSAQTALSGSTSSSSSSNSEGGHSPETSECAAFSRPSPARRSLRNLRARLDPRNWLQSQV
- the rtkna gene encoding rhotekin isoform X1, which codes for MFCRNQTTRATVARGSALEMEIRRGKYRKSLYVNTTQDSDIQKKIDHEIRMRDGACKLLAACSQRDQSLEAAKSLQTCSTRIMAYMSELQKMKEAQVMQKATRRSSDAGPMDDRLPCKGKVAISDLRIPLMWKDTEYFKNKGELHRCAVFCLLQLGGDIFDTDMVIVDRTLTDICFDNTIVFGEAGPAFELRVELYSCCSEDDFSAGSTPRKLASKLSSSLGRSAGKKLRAAMEPGPCSPVSNGGASPLLLPVPSVPGPKYHLLAHTTLSLSHAQDSFRTHDLTISGNEECSYWLPLYGSVCCRLAAQPQCMTQQMMSGPLKVSQLGGGPPSWTKVYAVLKGTSLSCYQRQEDVQDGGVDPAFTIAISKETRIRVSEKDAQGKAQNVCISNQYGGEDVTHILTTDSREETHRWMEAFWQHFYDMSQWKQCCDDLMKIEQPSPRKPTPVTPKQGSLYHEMVIESSDEFGSNVSDMLARRMQELALRSQLGTSPTWMSLFEENHPKSAGPPRPCSSRLADPQRLTRSPTSPPRAPLSSNASLTSDSDSHCSTSPCSRHHGWPEPSPGFSLSSPSRHRPRTLSLDAKLSTLRGRGYAGGGAFHYTCRPPPSSRSPLSQRSAQTALSGSTSSSSSSNSEGGHSPETSECAAFSRPSPARRSLRNLRARLDPRNWLQSQV
- the rtkna gene encoding rhotekin isoform X3; the protein is MPLDKLTNMEEKLWILEDLNMMYIRQIALSLQDSDIQKKIDHEIRMRDGACKLLAACSQRDQSLEAAKSLQTCSTRIMAYMSELQKMKEAQVMQKATRRSSDAGPMDDRLPCKGKVAISDLRIPLMWKDTEYFKNKGELHRCAVFCLLQLGGDIFDTDMVIVDRTLTDICFDNTIVFGEAGPAFELRVELYSCCSEDDFSAGSTPRKLASKLSSSLGRSAGKKLRAAMEPGPCSPVSNGGASPLLLPVPSVPGPKYHLLAHTTLSLSHAQDSFRTHDLTISGNEECSYWLPLYGSVCCRLAAQPQCMTQQMMSGPLKVSQLGGGPPSWTKVYAVLKGTSLSCYQRQEDVQDGGVDPAFTIAISKETRIRVSEKDAQGKAQNVCISNQYGGEDVTHILTTDSREETHRWMEAFWQHFYDMSQWKQCCDDLMKIEQPSPRKPTPVTPKQGSLYHEMVIESSDEFGSNVSDMLARRMQELALRSQLGTSPTWMSLFEENHPKSAGPPRPCSSRLADPQRLTRSPTSPPRAPLSSNASLTSDSDSHCSTSPCSRHHGWPEPSPGFSLSSPSRHRPRTLSLDAKLSTLRGRGYAGGGAFHYTCRPPPSSRSPLSQRSAQTALSGSTSSSSSSNSEGGHSPETSECAAFSRPSPARRSLRNLRARLDPRNWLQSQV